In the Fusarium falciforme chromosome 6, complete sequence genome, AACAGCAGGATCGTCTGTCAGAATCACCGGTGCATGTGTCACCCGTCAACGTCACGCGGCCCCCAGCCCTGGAGATTGACACATCGTCTCAGGAAGGCCGGTCGTCATCCGAAGTGCCGTCACCAGAGCTCATGCCTGGAGCCGACACTCCCAAGGACAGCAGCTCTACAAGGAGCAACAAGGAGGCTGGTTGGGATGACGAGAAGCTACGGGCATTCTTTGATGACGGCGAGCATGTTCGGGATCTCCTCATGGTTGTGTACGACAAGACGGACGTCGAACCAGTGGGCAAGGACCATCCAGTGGTGAGCGGCCTGTTTAGGGAGCAGAACGCCAAGTTGGCAGAGATTACGACTGTGAGTATTTTCAGGAGGCGACGTTGCCACATTTCGAATACTAACAACTGTATAGCAACTCGACAATATGCTTGGAGACTGGTTGGCGAGAAAGCAACGACTCCGAGGCACGCTATAGGCTGGCGGCAAGACACGAGAGGGAGCGAAATCGGAAGCTCGAGCTTCAATGGAATGACTAGGAGTCTATGCTATGGCTCGATATGAGAGCGTCATCTGTTTCTTTTttcattttttttcttggttCACTTCACGACTTGATCATCTTGGGAAGTAGGGCTACGGGTTCTGGACATGCCCATCAAGGCACCCTCTTGTGTTAGGTTATAGGCGGCGGTAGGCGTCTTTAGGAAATGAATGGCCCAGACGCGAGGGAGGATTGCGACGAATTGAATCCTCGGACCTCGCCTCTGCGGTGTGTTTGACTGACTGACCGACTGATTGACTGATTGAATTTCTGAGAAGCTGATGGTGATGTCGCAGTGGTATTGTGGTGCATGAATGTCGTATTGTTGATGCGTCAGGAAGCGAAAGAGGGCAAAGGCCCAATCACAAGGGACAAGTTCACGTGAAAGTGGAAGAGATCCTTGACGTCTTTAACCAGCCACTCGCTTTTTTCTCAATGGCTACTCTTTCTTGATGGCCGCCCTGGCGTCTCGGGACAATTTTCCGAACATGGTAGGTCATGTAAGCAGAGACTCAGACTAGGAGGAGGACGGACACCTCGGTAGTTTCGGGCCTGGAGAAGGGAGTAGCGCGGTGCGGGAAGAGGTGTCGGTAAATAAagagaggagggagatgtATGAAATATTAGGTTAGGTGCCGAGGGATGAACCGATGGAGATTTGGGGGGGGGAGGACGGtagaggagggagggaggggatgATGGCCTCAAAGTTGTGGCTGCTGATTGTCGAGAAAGAAGCTTCCGTCACGAGTGTGCCGAAGCGAGCTGCAGAGATGAAGCTGGCTCCAGCACGTCCAGCGCATCTCTGCAGGACGACTGATTGGATTGGCCCTGAATTCGAGGAGCAGACCGCGGTACTTCCATGTTGATTTGAATGGATGTTATGACCTGCGTACCGTACCTCGACGGCCTGTGGATGGAGCCCTGGGCCGGGGGGGGGAattggctgggctgggctgagctgagctgaagcTGGGGCCATCCAGGGGCAAACACGCCAAACCTCACTCGTCTCGGACTCGTGATTGGACGCAGCCAGGCGGGCCGAGGTCCTGTCCGGGTTTTGTCTGGCGCGCCATGGGTTGTAGCGACCAGGTACACTCGGTGGGGGATTGCGCTAGAGAAGTACATCATCGCTACCTCGTGTCCCCAGCCACCTTGCTTTCCCATTTCCAGAGGTCAACCCCTGGACTGCAGCCAGCTCCCCAGAGAAGGAGTGAGCTGAGCTCCTgttctgctctgctctgctcctcAGTCTttctctcatctcatctccttCGCTCGCTTCTCccgcccgccgccgcccgtGAGTCGCCCACGTCCACGTCCACGCCCCCCAGACCCAGCCCAGACCCAGGCAATCCAAATCAACACCAGCCAGCTCCAACTACCTACacgacctcgtcgtcgccaacTCCACTCCTCACCTCCCCCATcttgccatcttcatcatcatcacggcGCCTGTAAGTACATGAtgcacttttttttttatgtcGGCTGCTTGTCCATGGCTTACCCTGGACTGGCGGCCCTCGCCCCGTCCCAAGTaaacaacatcatcatcatccttcaTCATCGACCTCTCCCTCCCCTTCCTGATCCCTCTGGCGTTATCCCGTCAAAGGGTAAACAAACCCATTGGCCCATCACCTTGGAGAGCCTCAATTGGCTCTGACCCACCCCCATCTCACCTCTCAGCGCCTTCTCGACCGTCTTGTTGGGGCTCCAAGGTCTCGTTGTCCGTGtcctgatggtgttgagagcCTCTACTACCTCCGTCCTTGCCATCAACATCGACTGTCAACCCTCGCACCCCACTGTGGTCGCCCTCCGTGCCGAACCAACGATACTGACGAGCCAGGTCACGTCTCTCCCGCGCGTGTTTTCCCTCTCCCGTTCCTGTTGATGacgacgccgccgccgcgttGACTCCGACGACTATATctgacgaggacgacaacgacaCCGACGCCGACCAAGACGAGACGCCACGCGCAAAGAAACAAGTCGATTCGAGTATAGCATCATTCAAACTGGAGGAACCTGAACCGAGACCACCAAAGACGTTATCGCTAGTTCGATCCCGATCCTGCCTCCCTCCCGAGACGCGCTTCCTATTTATCACCCTACTCAGCATCACCGACGACGCATTGAGAAACCGCAACCATGGTCGAGTTCAAAAGTGAAACCATTCAGAAGGTGTCGGAAAAGGTGTCCGGCGCCCACGAGAGGGTCGGCGAGTTGCTCGACCAGGCTGAGGCCGGCAAGATCCCCGGCACCAAGGGCCACCACCCCGTCTCTGCTGTTATCGGCACAGCTCTGACCGGTGGTATGGAGAATGCTGGCACCAAGGGCTACCTGGCGGTATGTTGAACCACGGTTCCACGGCCGAATGCTGGCCCAGATGCTTGCGCAAGCCGCGTCCCGAACCCTGACTGACAATGACAGCAGGCCTacatcaaggagcttgaggcgAACCCTCTGCGCACCAAGATGCTCACCGCAGGCACCCTCGCCAGTGCCCAGGAGCTCATTGCCTCGTGGCTCGCCAAGGACCGCAACAAGCATGGCAACTACTTTACCGCCCGTGTTCCCAAGATGGCCGCGTACGGCGCCCTCGTCAGCGCGCCCCTTGGCCACTTCCTTATCTGGGCGCTCCAGAAGACCTTCAAGGGTCGCACCAGCCTGCGCGCCAAGATTCTGCAGATTCTGGTCAGCAATCTGATTGTAAGTGGCCGATTCCCTTGTCCAGCCGAGATGTTGCGCAGAAGGAGGTGGATTTAAGGGGGAACACAGCAAGGATCGCGATTGTGCCTGAAAGGCGAAACCAATTCAACAAGAGCAAGGATATCGCAAACGGATGAGGATTCAAGCGCATCTCCGGCATGAATCGCGAGATATTAGTTGCTGACAGCCATGACAGATCGCTCCTATCCAGAACAGCGTTTACCTGGTCGCCATGGCCCTCATCGCCGGTGCCCGTACCTACCACCAGGTTCGCGCCACCGTCAAGGTCGGCTTCTGGAAGGTGATGCGCGTTTCGTGGATCACCTCTCCCATCTGCCTTGCCTTTGCGCAGAAGTTCCTTCCCGACCAGCTCTGGatccccttcttcaacatcgTCTCCTTCATCATTGGTACCTACATCAACACcgtcaccaagaagaagcgcctCGCAGCCCTCCGCAAGAAGCACTTCGGTGACGACCGCCGACCCGACGACCGCCGGTCTACCGCCGGCATGCCCCCCAACCCCCGGGACGACTACCCTCCCCCTATGGGCGGCCCCAACCCCCCCTACTAAGCGACCAACTGTGAATGCCAATCCGAGCCAAACgaagccaagaagatgatCACGAAACACAGCTGCCCAGATGTCGAGTTTgaaagaggaggaaacgAAGGGGACGAGGCGAGGTGAGCGAGAGAGAGCAGACGAAGGCTTTTTGGCGATTGGGGGCAAAGGACGACAGTCTCAGGCTCGGATAGGTCGCTCGACAAGTATATACCCGAGACACGGGGGGGAATAGGACCAGTTCTCGTCCTACACTCATGCTATTTAACATGTATCTACAAGAGGATATTTGGAGGAGGAAAGATGTGGGGGTGGAAGAGTTGAGAAAGTTGCTGTGCGTGTATGTTTGTATGTGCGGGTTGCTGGTTAATGAAACGAACTAGTATTtatcctcttttttttttctttagatGTCGTCCGGCAGTACTGCCTTTCAAGAGCGTCTGTTCTATCTAGGTGTGCAATGACGTCGTCATTCTACGAAGCCGATCTCGGTGGTGATTGCTCTATCCTGTAGCAGCCATGGCTTGTGGCTTGAAACGGGTCTCTAGATTTCTCCCACCTAGTTTTCCCTCTATTTCTTCAGGTAGTGGTGGTGAATCAGTCTGGTGTTGAGGTGTAGTTCCCAGATATTGCCCAGGGGAGAATGCCGTCGGTGATCAAGTGAGATGCTGAACCGAGGGTTGAGACTGGGCTGGTCGGGACTGGCGTAACAGCCTTCAGCTCGTTGAAGTGATGCTGAGCTTGGCCGGGGTGTTTTGCCCTCATGGCTGGCTCGAGAAGTAGCCTTGACCCAAGGACCTGTATATGATAGATGTGATGCTTCACAACAGTCtcatcctccctcctcaGCACCCCCCGCGTCGGCCATGAAGCCTGGGCTCCAGTACTCCCACTCGCCCTTTGTCTGCTTGTCCACCCACAGCATCCCTCCAGCGACAAGATCATCGATGACGGTCTTTGCTCGTGCGCGGTCCCAGCCCAGGTTATCACTCAGCATGCCCACGCTCACGTAGCCTAGAACCTGCACTGCCTCGACGACGGCAACCTGATCGTCGTTGAGCTCGCGGGGTACGCTCCGAATATATTCCTTGCGACCAACTTTTACAACGGCGTAGGAACCACCGAGAGGCGCGAGGGTCTGCACGGCGCGGCGGACGTCGTCATCGGCTATGGGGTCTGCACCATCCATGCGACCAGCAGCAACACGCTCCCTCAACTCCGCAAGACCGATGAGGCCACCATTCTCACCACGCGTAGCGCCACAGACCTCTACAATCCTCACAGCAAGCTCAAAGTAGAAATCATTAACCGTCTTGCCGAGCAACTGCGCCCAGATAGAAGACGAACCCCCGCCGCCTCCCTCTGcactgctgttgctgctcgcGAGGGGATCGACGCCGATGGCGGCGCACATGCGGGCGAACTGGGCGCGAAAGGCAGGGTCGGAGCGGATGTCGCGGGCGTGCGTGTTGGCGAACTGCTGCAGGAGGGAGCGGAAGACGGCGAGCTGGGTCTCGAGGGCTTGGGCATTGCTGGCGCGGAGGGATGAGCCGTGAGAGGCGTAGTGGGCGGATGTGAGGCGGGAGCGGTCGAAGGCGGCGAGGCCGACGCCCTTGCGGGACATGGTGGGCGGGTTTGTGAGAGGGAAGGTTGTAGGTTTGTGGTTGAAGTTGGAGGTTGGAGGTTGGAGGGGAGCTCGTGATTGCGTCAGTTGGCGAAGAAGGGTGGGGGTTGACGTTGTTCGGCTCCGAAGCTGGTATATCTGGTCCACGTGAGGTTGGCCTACAACTTGTGTTTACAAAACATGAACGGTTGAAAAGTATATCCTTTGATGATATTGAATAGGCTCCTAGATAACATTCTGTCTAGGTACCCAGAGTCAGTGCTGGGGTGATTATGCTTCTGGGTTTGGTATCTGGAAGTTTAGACGACATGCCAACTTCTTCTAGAGTAGAGATATATACACTTCGTCCAAGGTAGCTGAACAactacacacacacacacacacacacacatacaTACACAAACGCATATTTACATCTGAAATACTGGGTTATCTGGACTCTTGTTTAGCTGGGATAGCCGTTCCACAGCTTCATTAACTCAGCTTCATCGACTCGCAATGATCCATAATGCCCCATTGAGGCAACATCAAACTTCTCagcaagaggaagaaatgTCATGCTTGACAGGTAAATATTGAGCCAAGTCAGGGAATGGAAATCTCTGCCCTGGCCAAACCTGTATCGTTGGCGAGTTGTGCGTCGAATGAGGCCGAGACCTGCTCGATAAGCTGCTCCCAAGAGCCTCAACTGCAGGGATagcagcagctcaagaaccCTAGAATGCTATATGGGAAATAGATCTTCACATTTATGTTGATATGCAGGTTGATCGACGTGTACATCGTCCCCTCCCGTTCGTTCTCAAAGTGTAAGTGATGCTCACCTCTGACATCCAAATACCTCATACACTCTTGTTAACTCTGGCTACAAAATCTGAAACAGCAAATGAATCCTCAAAAACGCAATTTCGGTTGCTTCCGAGTCTTTAATGATCATTAATGCAAGTCAAACTACCCATAGAGGTCC is a window encoding:
- a CDS encoding Vacuolar-sorting protein SNF8 codes for the protein MSRKGVGLAAFDRSRLTSAHYASHGSSLRASNAQALETQLAVFRSLLQQFANTHARDIRSDPAFRAQFARMCAAIGVDPLASSNSSAEGGGGGSSSIWAQLLGKTVNDFYFELAVRIVEVCGATRGENGGLIGLAELRERVAAGRMDGADPIADDDVRRAVQTLAPLGGSYAVVKVGRKEYIRSVPRELNDDQVAVVEAVQVLGYVSVGMLSDNLGWDRARAKTVIDDLVAGGMLWVDKQTKGEWEYWSPGFMADAGGAEEGG